In Actinoplanes sp. NBC_00393, a single genomic region encodes these proteins:
- a CDS encoding Crp/Fnr family transcriptional regulator: protein MFTTVETLGQQPFLAGLTDHQLSLLAPLTSRSMFHAGNRIFREGTPAEQFWLITDGRVFLDSEVSGYDNFVLETLRSPTVLGCSWLFPPHRWQFGAVAVNTTHALTFNGPLVRALFQSDPGLGYELTTRFLQVMGDRLHSARRRLADCQRASGHQGDL from the coding sequence GTGTTCACCACCGTCGAAACGCTCGGACAACAGCCGTTCCTGGCCGGATTGACCGACCACCAACTGAGTCTGCTGGCACCACTGACCAGCCGATCGATGTTCCACGCCGGAAACCGGATCTTCCGCGAGGGCACACCGGCCGAGCAGTTCTGGCTGATCACCGATGGCCGAGTATTCCTCGACAGCGAGGTGTCCGGCTACGACAACTTCGTCCTGGAGACCCTGCGATCCCCGACCGTGCTGGGCTGCTCCTGGCTCTTTCCACCGCATCGCTGGCAGTTCGGCGCGGTCGCCGTCAACACCACGCACGCCCTGACGTTCAACGGCCCACTGGTTCGCGCCCTGTTCCAGAGTGATCCGGGACTGGGCTACGAACTGACGACACGCTTCCTGCAGGTCATGGGCGACCGCCTGCACTCGGCCCGCCGCCGGCTGGCGGACTGCCAACGCGCCAGCGGCCACCAAGGCGACCTATGA
- a CDS encoding SRPBCC family protein — MTEPSSGAMWSRRSHAFGLQRQARSEALTLATSWPLAAGAAVVGLAAGVAYSRPARRWYLTWGATAGEATTRLPGDELLPRADVTSTRAVAIDAPTSAVWPWLVQMGSGRGGAYTYDWIVNLFGLGMHSADEILPQFQNLAVGDVLPVGPGGPGMRVTILDDQRSLVFWSVDGTWVWIFHLQADGCMTRLVSRNRIVLPDASWFGRLAYRLVMEPGSLIMERRMLLGIKERAERIARRSVARPVRQHGAAPGTTP; from the coding sequence ATGACTGAGCCCAGCTCTGGAGCGATGTGGAGTCGACGGTCGCACGCGTTCGGCCTGCAGCGGCAGGCCCGCAGCGAAGCTCTCACCCTGGCCACCTCCTGGCCCTTGGCTGCCGGGGCGGCGGTTGTCGGCCTGGCGGCGGGTGTGGCGTACTCGCGGCCTGCCCGCCGCTGGTATCTCACCTGGGGTGCCACTGCCGGTGAAGCGACCACACGGCTGCCCGGCGACGAGCTACTTCCGCGGGCCGACGTGACGTCGACGCGTGCGGTCGCTATCGACGCGCCAACCTCTGCGGTGTGGCCTTGGCTGGTACAGATGGGGAGCGGCCGCGGTGGCGCCTACACATACGACTGGATCGTGAACCTGTTCGGGCTCGGTATGCACAGCGCCGACGAGATCCTTCCGCAGTTTCAGAACCTCGCCGTCGGTGACGTGCTGCCGGTCGGCCCGGGTGGTCCCGGCATGCGAGTCACGATCCTCGACGATCAACGGTCGTTGGTGTTCTGGTCCGTCGATGGCACCTGGGTATGGATCTTCCATCTGCAAGCTGACGGCTGCATGACGCGGCTGGTGAGCCGCAATCGGATCGTGTTGCCGGACGCTTCTTGGTTCGGTCGGCTGGCCTACCGGCTGGTGATGGAGCCCGGCAGCCTGATCATGGAACGACGCATGCTGTTGGGCATCAAGGAACGCGCTGAACGGATCGCCCGCCGCAGCGTCGCGAGACCTGTCCGGCAACACGGCGCGGCACCTGGAACGACTCCGTGA
- a CDS encoding rod shape-determining protein, translating into MLHASSGTLVRRGRIVDAPGCQALLTGLARRFRKPLPAGAVVVCCQPVNATTAEQYALRRLMTTVFAPSRLMLLDTVRAAAMDARVPTGPLLVVDIGAQLTEIAVLDRGFVVAARNLDIGTCDVGPAAGPEVLTDVINRNVAILLTEPAVTEVASAATANGMLLAGDGALLSGLPECLSRVLGISVRCAASPRTAALDGAGQAALAALRHPAV; encoded by the coding sequence ATGCTGCACGCTTCCAGCGGCACCCTCGTACGTCGCGGCAGGATCGTCGACGCGCCAGGCTGTCAGGCCCTGCTGACGGGACTCGCGCGCCGCTTCCGCAAGCCGCTGCCGGCGGGGGCCGTGGTGGTCTGCTGCCAGCCGGTCAACGCCACCACCGCCGAGCAGTACGCCCTGCGACGCCTCATGACCACGGTCTTCGCTCCGTCCCGGCTGATGTTGCTCGACACGGTCCGGGCCGCCGCGATGGACGCCCGTGTCCCGACGGGTCCTCTGCTGGTCGTCGACATCGGCGCCCAGCTGACCGAGATCGCCGTCCTCGACCGCGGCTTCGTCGTGGCGGCTCGCAATCTTGATATCGGAACCTGCGACGTCGGCCCCGCCGCCGGCCCCGAGGTGCTCACCGACGTCATCAATCGAAACGTCGCGATCCTGCTCACCGAACCGGCTGTCACCGAGGTCGCCTCCGCGGCAACCGCCAACGGAATGCTCCTGGCCGGTGACGGCGCCCTACTTTCTGGTCTGCCGGAGTGCCTGTCCCGTGTCCTGGGCATCTCGGTGCGATGCGCCGCCTCGCCACGGACCGCGGCCCTTGACGGTGCCGGGCAGGCCGCGCTGGCGGCCCTGCGCCACCCCGCTGTCTGA
- the cysK gene encoding cysteine synthase A has protein sequence MIYSDVTELIGRTPLVRLARFAADLPAQLLGKLESANPGGSVKDRIAIAMIDAAERSGELTPGAAIVEATSGNTGIGLALVAAARGYRLTLTMPESMSAERRALLAAYGAHLELTPAAEGMPGAVHRAWQLADEQKAFLPRQFDNPANPHAHRNSTALEIWDDTNGNVDALVAGVGTGGTITGVGQVLKEKNPALRVIAVEPAESPVLSGGPAGPHGIQGIGAGFIPEVLDPTVYDDVVRVDIEQARAAARQLAQTEGLLVGVSSGAALHAATIIARQPDHHGHTIVVVLPDGGERYLSTPLFTAG, from the coding sequence ATGATCTACAGCGACGTCACCGAACTGATCGGCCGTACCCCCCTCGTGCGGCTGGCCCGCTTCGCTGCCGACCTGCCCGCGCAACTTCTGGGCAAACTCGAGTCCGCCAACCCGGGAGGCAGCGTCAAAGACCGCATAGCCATCGCAATGATCGATGCCGCTGAACGCAGCGGCGAACTGACGCCGGGCGCGGCGATCGTGGAAGCGACCAGCGGCAACACCGGCATCGGCCTCGCCCTTGTCGCCGCTGCCCGCGGCTACCGACTGACCCTGACCATGCCGGAAAGCATGAGCGCCGAACGACGCGCCCTGCTCGCCGCGTACGGGGCACATCTTGAGCTCACCCCCGCCGCTGAAGGGATGCCCGGAGCCGTGCACCGCGCCTGGCAACTCGCCGACGAACAGAAAGCCTTCCTGCCCCGCCAGTTCGACAATCCCGCCAACCCGCACGCCCACCGCAACAGCACCGCCCTAGAAATCTGGGACGACACCAACGGCAACGTCGACGCGCTCGTCGCCGGCGTCGGCACCGGCGGCACCATCACCGGAGTCGGCCAGGTCCTCAAGGAAAAGAACCCCGCCCTGCGCGTCATCGCCGTCGAACCCGCCGAGTCGCCCGTGCTGTCCGGCGGCCCGGCCGGACCACACGGCATCCAGGGCATCGGCGCCGGCTTCATCCCTGAAGTCCTCGACCCCACCGTCTACGACGACGTCGTCCGCGTCGACATCGAACAGGCCCGCGCCGCCGCCCGCCAGCTGGCCCAGACCGAAGGACTGCTCGTCGGGGTCTCCAGCGGCGCCGCCCTGCACGCCGCGACCATCATCGCGCGCCAGCCCGACCACCACGGGCACACCATCGTGGTGGTGCTACCCGACGGCGGCGAACGCTACCTCAGCACCCCGCTGTTCACGGCGGGCTGA
- a CDS encoding MCP four helix bundle domain-containing protein: protein MISDDSGERKKLDQELAGFRGQVDVLWSEYISTEATTDEQTARDGFRTGLAASRRIADEQVLQPSRAGRIVEAAAAANSSYDLAFDQVSEALLVLDRLEEAQAQAGADHAESTYQSGRTLLIIILAAGFVLSLAIGVLVARTVSTVRRRSPYCLRRRRRSRRDRRRCAHHPASRRQSHPPGHRPHGYRGQFPPLTPESSACQRTRDQSLIPRESAAGPASGPTGRPGQAPWGFSHAPALLLTKNAQIRTVSSDQTRPFGGNVLRRERAFAGGRP from the coding sequence GTGATCAGCGACGACTCCGGAGAGAGGAAGAAGCTGGACCAGGAACTCGCCGGCTTTCGCGGCCAGGTTGACGTCCTGTGGAGCGAATACATCTCGACAGAGGCCACCACCGACGAGCAAACCGCCCGCGATGGGTTCCGGACGGGATTGGCTGCGTCTCGCCGGATCGCCGACGAGCAGGTCCTGCAGCCCAGCCGCGCCGGCCGGATTGTGGAAGCAGCTGCGGCCGCGAACAGCAGCTACGACCTAGCATTCGACCAGGTCAGCGAAGCGCTCTTAGTCCTTGACCGGTTGGAAGAAGCTCAGGCTCAGGCCGGCGCTGACCATGCCGAGTCGACCTATCAGTCTGGGCGCACCCTTCTGATCATCATCCTCGCTGCCGGTTTCGTCCTCTCTCTGGCCATCGGTGTCCTCGTGGCCCGCACGGTCAGCACCGTGCGGCGACGTAGCCCGTACTGTCTCCGGCGTCGCCGACGTAGCCGCCGCGACCGCCGAAGGTGCGCGCACCACCCAGCAAGCCGCAGACAGTCTCACCCGCCTGGCCACCGACCTCACGGATATCGTGGGCAGTTTCCGCCATTGACGCCGGAATCCTCGGCATGCCAGCGAACTCGCGATCAATCCCTCATCCCTAGGGAGTCTGCTGCCGGGCCGGCCAGCGGGCCGACGGGCCGGCCCGGCCAGGCGCCGTGGGGGTTTTCGCATGCGCCGGCACTGCTGCTGACGAAGAACGCACAGATACGAACGGTCTCGTCTGATCAGACGAGACCGTTCGGAGGAAACGTCCTCCGCCGCGAGCGAGCGTTTGCAGGAGGGCGTCCTTGA
- a CDS encoding TIGR04053 family radical SAM/SPASM domain-containing protein, producing MGVRDLTDLANASDRRPGAGREARDRARELRRPRQSTSDRPFIVIWEATQACPLACLHCRASARPQRDPYELTTSEAVDLMAQVAQFGRPAPLFVITGGDPFQRPDLTTLIRRGTDLGLAVSVSPSGTPTLTREALAALRDAGARAISLSVDAAGPAAHDGFRGVDGVYALTMRAWHDAANLGLKVQINTTVTRDTLHDLPQIAAQVRDRGAMLWSVFFLVPTGRGRALPGLGAADTEDVLNILYDLGETIPVKTTEAHHFRRVCLQRAVLARRGVPAVEALGLGPLYRRLRQELDELGLLDGPCRTRRPPLQVSAGNGFVFVSHRGQVHPSGFLPVAGGDVRRQRLVDIYRTAPLFTDLRDTTLLQGRCGACEFRTVCGGSRARAYAVTGNLHAEEPACSYQPGSFAYPDDLAELLPQKPL from the coding sequence ATGGGAGTGCGGGACCTCACCGACCTGGCCAACGCCAGCGACCGCAGGCCCGGCGCAGGCCGCGAAGCTCGCGACCGCGCCCGCGAGCTTCGCCGGCCCCGGCAGTCGACGTCCGACCGGCCGTTCATCGTCATTTGGGAGGCGACGCAGGCCTGCCCACTGGCTTGCCTCCACTGCCGCGCCTCAGCCCGACCGCAGCGGGACCCGTACGAGCTGACTACAAGCGAGGCTGTCGACCTCATGGCGCAGGTGGCGCAGTTCGGCCGTCCCGCGCCCCTGTTCGTCATCACCGGCGGTGATCCGTTCCAACGCCCCGACCTGACAACCCTGATCCGCCGAGGCACGGACCTCGGCCTCGCAGTGTCGGTTTCCCCGTCCGGCACACCTACCCTCACCCGGGAGGCCCTCGCCGCTCTGCGTGACGCCGGCGCCCGCGCCATCTCGCTGAGCGTGGACGCCGCCGGCCCGGCGGCCCACGACGGGTTCCGAGGTGTCGACGGCGTGTACGCGCTGACCATGCGCGCATGGCACGACGCCGCGAACCTGGGGCTGAAGGTCCAGATCAACACGACCGTCACCCGCGACACCCTCCACGACCTGCCGCAGATCGCCGCGCAGGTCCGCGATCGCGGCGCCATGCTGTGGAGCGTCTTCTTCCTGGTACCCACTGGACGCGGCCGTGCCCTGCCCGGTCTCGGCGCCGCCGACACCGAGGACGTCCTCAACATCCTGTACGACCTCGGCGAGACGATTCCGGTCAAGACCACCGAGGCTCACCACTTCCGGCGAGTGTGCCTGCAACGCGCCGTCCTGGCCCGCCGTGGGGTCCCGGCCGTCGAGGCGTTGGGCCTCGGGCCGCTGTACCGGCGGCTGAGGCAGGAGCTCGACGAGCTGGGCCTGCTCGACGGGCCATGCCGCACCCGCCGGCCACCGTTGCAGGTCAGCGCCGGCAACGGCTTCGTCTTCGTCTCGCATCGCGGCCAGGTCCACCCGAGCGGCTTCCTGCCTGTAGCTGGCGGTGACGTACGCCGGCAGCGGCTGGTCGACATCTACCGCACCGCGCCACTGTTCACCGACCTCCGCGACACCACCCTGCTACAAGGGCGGTGCGGCGCCTGCGAGTTCCGCACCGTGTGCGGCGGATCCCGGGCCCGCGCCTACGCGGTCACCGGCAACCTGCACGCCGAGGAACCAGCCTGTAGCTACCAGCCCGGCTCGTTCGCCTACCCCGACGACCTGGCCGAACTGCTGCCGCAGAAACCATTGTGA
- a CDS encoding DUF2249 domain-containing protein: MSQDSGADRRAAQAVVAHHSELAADLTRHVNNLLQAAEIGSLRQVWQFRDDLLGWLHAELLPHAKAEEAALYPAAAELPEGRLLIDGMLDEHRIIAALVTELAETSAPVAAAAAARALQAVFATHLRKENELVVPLLVAAAGVSLAALLDGLHDLIGGHTGQPSGGGCGGHGSCGCGGDAPGAAAASAAVLTIDPRLDVRDLPHGQRHAQVLAALDTLPADGALVLVAPHAPLPLLAEIDAHYGGRMTADWLQDGPDVWQIRLHRVPVAA; encoded by the coding sequence ATGTCACAAGATTCCGGAGCGGACCGGCGCGCGGCACAGGCCGTCGTCGCACACCACAGCGAGCTGGCCGCGGACCTGACCAGGCACGTCAACAACCTGTTGCAAGCGGCGGAGATCGGCAGCCTGCGGCAGGTCTGGCAGTTCCGCGACGACCTCCTGGGATGGCTGCACGCCGAGCTGCTCCCGCACGCCAAAGCTGAAGAAGCAGCGCTGTACCCGGCCGCGGCCGAACTGCCCGAAGGCCGGCTGCTGATCGACGGCATGCTGGACGAACATCGGATCATCGCCGCGCTCGTCACCGAGCTCGCGGAAACCAGCGCGCCGGTCGCGGCCGCCGCAGCGGCCCGCGCCTTGCAGGCGGTCTTCGCCACCCACCTGCGCAAAGAGAACGAACTCGTCGTTCCCCTGCTCGTTGCCGCCGCCGGGGTGAGCCTCGCCGCCCTACTCGACGGGTTGCACGACCTGATCGGCGGTCACACCGGACAACCCTCCGGCGGGGGCTGCGGCGGCCACGGCAGCTGCGGCTGCGGCGGCGACGCTCCCGGCGCCGCCGCCGCGTCGGCCGCGGTGTTGACCATCGACCCGCGCCTGGACGTACGCGACCTGCCGCACGGACAGCGGCACGCCCAAGTCCTGGCAGCGCTCGACACCCTGCCCGCCGACGGTGCTCTGGTACTCGTGGCGCCGCACGCCCCGCTGCCGCTGCTCGCCGAAATCGACGCCCACTACGGCGGGCGAATGACCGCCGACTGGCTCCAGGACGGACCCGACGTGTGGCAGATCCGGCTGCACCGAGTACCCGTCGCCGCCTGA
- the istB gene encoding IS21-like element helper ATPase IstB, whose protein sequence is MTELVTNRIQASATKLGLPHLAKTLQEFTSRADIASLGYLDFLDLVLQEELAVRDERRFRAGLRLSKLPHHKTLDDYDFAYQPDLDPRKVRDLATLAFVQAKANVALLGPPGVGKTHIAVSLAVAACRAGFTVYFTTLDDLVRQLKAADAIGRLTRKLRTYLRPAVLVIDEVGYQPLERPEANLVFQVISKRYEKGSTLLTSNKGFGEWGQVFGDEVLATAILDRLLHHCDVVPINGPSYRLKNRLTAIENVA, encoded by the coding sequence GTGACTGAGCTGGTCACCAACCGCATCCAAGCCAGCGCAACCAAACTCGGCCTGCCGCATCTGGCCAAGACGCTGCAGGAGTTCACCAGCCGCGCCGACATCGCGTCCCTCGGCTACTTGGACTTCCTCGACCTCGTCCTGCAAGAAGAACTCGCCGTCCGCGACGAACGCCGCTTCCGCGCCGGGTTGCGCCTGTCGAAGCTTCCGCACCACAAGACCCTCGACGACTACGACTTCGCCTACCAACCCGACCTGGACCCCCGCAAGGTCCGCGACCTCGCCACCCTCGCGTTCGTGCAGGCGAAGGCCAACGTGGCCCTGCTCGGACCGCCCGGCGTCGGCAAGACCCACATCGCCGTCTCGCTCGCGGTCGCCGCCTGCCGCGCCGGGTTCACCGTCTACTTCACCACCCTCGACGACCTGGTCCGCCAGCTCAAGGCCGCCGACGCGATCGGCCGGCTCACCCGCAAACTGCGCACCTACCTGCGCCCGGCCGTCCTCGTGATCGATGAAGTCGGGTATCAGCCCCTCGAACGGCCCGAAGCCAACCTGGTCTTCCAAGTCATCTCAAAAAGGTATGAAAAGGGCTCGACCTTGTTGACCTCAAATAAAGGCTTCGGTGAATGGGGCCAGGTCTTCGGCGATGAGGTTTTGGCCACGGCCATCCTCGACCGGCTCCTGCACCACTGCGACGTCGTCCCGATCAACGGACCCAGCTACCGGCTCAAGAACCGGCTCACCGCCATCGAGAACGTCGCCTGA
- the istA gene encoding IS21 family transposase, translating into MGALDEQRWLDVRRFRALHEAGASVSEIARETGLNWRTVKKYLAAGAAAVAPPPRARRPRGQMIDAFAHVVDAWLRAEVLLKGTVIHERLVEQYGFTGDYQRVKLYLQQARPRIAAELGISPDQLAGLHRRFEVVPGAQAQVDWGDEGGILAHVGIAKVYSFHMVLSYSRDPFCCFTTSQDLAAFWGCHRRAFAHFGGVPGAIVYDRTKTVVRRHVAPGQAVPLHPEAVAFAGHYDFDIDVLAAYRPTGKGRVERQVTIVRDHVLAGRAFSSLDELDAAFAAWVPQRRARRHRTHGELIGVRAVRDHAALRPAPAKPYVVADRHLRHVGKDCLVAYAGNLYSVPARKVRHRQLVEIRATAATITIHATVAEPGGSTLLATHERAVGRGARIVDETHWDGLPDGHTRAVTTGEPTEPPPARKPGNDRGRGPLQALLTRAAAAQITVETRPLSVYEQIAQASPFTTRPHLKDVSRD; encoded by the coding sequence ATGGGAGCGTTGGATGAGCAGCGGTGGCTGGATGTGCGCCGGTTCCGGGCGCTGCACGAGGCTGGGGCCAGCGTTTCGGAGATCGCTCGCGAGACCGGCCTGAACTGGCGGACGGTTAAGAAGTACTTGGCCGCGGGCGCGGCTGCGGTGGCGCCACCGCCCCGGGCCCGGCGGCCCCGTGGGCAGATGATCGACGCGTTCGCGCACGTCGTCGACGCGTGGCTGCGGGCGGAGGTGCTGCTCAAGGGCACGGTGATCCACGAACGGCTCGTCGAGCAGTACGGGTTCACCGGCGACTACCAGCGGGTGAAGCTGTATCTGCAGCAGGCCCGGCCGAGGATCGCCGCCGAGCTGGGGATCAGCCCGGATCAGCTGGCCGGGCTGCACCGCCGGTTCGAGGTCGTCCCGGGCGCCCAGGCGCAGGTGGACTGGGGCGATGAGGGCGGCATCCTGGCCCACGTCGGGATCGCGAAGGTCTACTCCTTCCACATGGTGCTGTCGTATTCGCGAGATCCGTTCTGCTGCTTCACCACCAGCCAGGACCTGGCCGCGTTCTGGGGCTGCCACCGACGAGCGTTTGCGCACTTCGGCGGGGTCCCCGGCGCGATCGTCTACGACCGGACCAAGACCGTGGTCCGCCGGCACGTCGCCCCCGGCCAGGCGGTGCCGCTGCACCCGGAAGCGGTCGCGTTCGCCGGGCACTACGACTTCGACATCGACGTCCTGGCCGCCTACCGGCCGACCGGCAAGGGCCGCGTCGAACGGCAGGTCACCATCGTCCGCGATCACGTTCTGGCCGGGCGGGCCTTCTCGTCGCTGGACGAACTCGACGCCGCGTTCGCTGCCTGGGTGCCACAGCGACGGGCCCGCCGGCATCGGACCCACGGCGAGCTCATCGGGGTCCGCGCCGTCCGGGATCACGCGGCGCTGCGCCCGGCTCCGGCCAAGCCGTATGTGGTCGCTGACCGGCACCTGCGCCACGTCGGCAAGGACTGCCTGGTCGCCTACGCCGGCAACCTCTACTCGGTGCCGGCCCGCAAAGTCCGCCACCGCCAGCTCGTGGAGATCCGGGCGACCGCCGCCACCATCACCATCCACGCCACGGTCGCCGAGCCCGGCGGCAGCACGTTGCTGGCCACCCACGAGCGAGCCGTCGGCCGCGGCGCCCGCATCGTCGACGAAACGCACTGGGACGGGCTGCCCGACGGACACACCCGCGCCGTCACCACCGGCGAACCCACCGAGCCGCCACCGGCTCGCAAGCCCGGCAACGATCGTGGCCGGGGACCGCTGCAGGCCTTGCTCACCCGAGCCGCGGCCGCGCAGATCACCGTCGAGACCCGCCCGTTGTCGGTCTATGAGCAGATCGCGCAGGCCAGCCCTTTCACCACCCGCCCACACCTGAAGGACGTCTCTCGTGACTGA
- a CDS encoding sulfurtransferase TusA family protein: MPPTEPLVLLDGGDRGCVRLLLELRALIRTVRAGTIIHLLTTDPAAPLDLPAWCHLTGHSYLGPVPDTYAAPGYRIRVTGDRATPTDPDHPWRPVR; encoded by the coding sequence ATGCCGCCCACTGAACCGCTCGTCCTGCTTGATGGCGGTGATCGCGGCTGCGTACGCCTGCTGCTGGAGTTGCGGGCCCTAATCCGGACGGTGCGGGCCGGCACCATCATTCACTTGCTTACCACCGACCCGGCCGCACCGCTGGACTTGCCCGCCTGGTGTCACCTGACCGGCCACAGTTACCTCGGCCCTGTGCCCGACACCTACGCCGCGCCGGGCTACCGCATTCGCGTGACCGGCGACCGGGCCACGCCGACCGACCCCGACCATCCGTGGCGGCCGGTTCGCTGA
- the epsC gene encoding serine O-acetyltransferase EpsC, translating to MLEDLRAVYRQDPALYGVRVLEAVLYPGLWALWSHRLAHRLHRCRLPLLPRALSQLTRLLTGIEIHPGATIGRRLFIDHGAGVVIGETARIGDDVTMYHRVTLGGRGWRRDRKASRRHPTIGNRVILGVGATVLGPVNIGDDADIGAHCLVATDVPAGARLRAPTAVPTPSLSTAYARHQAGTVQEP from the coding sequence GTGCTTGAAGACCTGCGTGCCGTATACCGCCAAGATCCCGCTCTTTACGGCGTCCGCGTGCTGGAGGCCGTGCTCTACCCCGGCCTGTGGGCGCTGTGGTCGCATCGCCTGGCCCACCGCCTGCACCGCTGCCGGCTGCCGCTGCTGCCGCGGGCCTTGTCGCAGCTGACCCGGCTACTCACCGGCATCGAAATCCACCCCGGCGCCACCATCGGCCGACGGCTGTTCATCGACCACGGCGCCGGCGTCGTCATCGGCGAAACCGCCCGCATCGGCGATGACGTCACCATGTACCACCGGGTCACCCTCGGCGGCCGGGGCTGGCGACGCGACCGCAAAGCAAGCCGCCGCCACCCCACCATCGGCAATCGGGTGATCCTCGGTGTCGGTGCCACCGTCCTCGGGCCCGTCAACATCGGCGACGACGCCGACATCGGTGCTCATTGCCTGGTCGCAACCGACGTGCCCGCCGGGGCGCGGCTGCGTGCCCCCACTGCCGTGCCGACACCTTCCCTCTCTACCGCCTACGCCCGGCATCAGGCCGGCACCGTCCAGGAGCCTTGA
- a CDS encoding putative zinc-binding protein, which produces MADEMQQRTVTTAQRDGDGSSSANRIPLVYSCSGCSSAAQLANALAIRLDRLGVAEMSCIAWPGRDVPSLMRLARSGRPIVALDGCALVCVQAILRRHGIVPDC; this is translated from the coding sequence ATGGCCGACGAAATGCAGCAACGCACCGTGACCACAGCCCAGCGGGACGGCGACGGCAGCTCATCGGCGAACCGCATCCCGCTGGTGTACTCCTGTTCCGGCTGTTCCAGCGCGGCGCAGCTGGCCAACGCACTCGCGATCAGGCTCGACCGGCTCGGCGTCGCGGAGATGTCCTGTATCGCCTGGCCCGGCAGGGACGTGCCATCTCTGATGCGCCTGGCCCGCTCCGGCCGTCCGATCGTGGCGCTCGACGGCTGTGCCCTCGTCTGCGTTCAAGCGATACTGCGCCGACACGGCATAGTTCCGGACTGCTAG
- a CDS encoding TraR/DksA family transcriptional regulator, which translates to MLAAARLMDAGVAVATPAPARAHRTAAARLVTTAVPQSTTVASTYGLPSPIRAGRGPPATVPSQETARRAKLPSFGLFCFPERIGFDMSTDIHGHADQQWLATQRAALTTEFAQQSARLTELTADTGDPAEADTRPALLAATRQNLAQLGDALRRIAEGTYGRCQGCGQQINPERLEILPYAAFCMPCQRLQKG; encoded by the coding sequence ATGCTTGCTGCCGCGCGCCTCATGGACGCGGGCGTCGCCGTCGCGACGCCCGCGCCGGCGCGCGCACACCGGACCGCTGCGGCGCGTCTGGTGACCACCGCAGTGCCGCAGTCGACGACGGTGGCGTCCACCTACGGGCTGCCGAGCCCGATCCGTGCCGGGCGTGGTCCTCCCGCAACCGTTCCATCGCAGGAGACGGCCAGGAGGGCGAAGCTACCGAGCTTCGGCCTTTTTTGTTTTCCGGAAAGGATCGGTTTCGACATGAGCACTGACATCCACGGGCACGCAGACCAGCAGTGGCTCGCCACTCAGCGGGCGGCGCTGACCACCGAGTTCGCACAGCAGAGCGCCCGGCTCACCGAACTCACCGCGGACACCGGCGACCCTGCTGAGGCAGACACCCGCCCGGCTCTGCTGGCGGCCACCAGGCAGAATCTGGCGCAACTCGGCGACGCGCTGCGCCGGATCGCCGAAGGCACCTATGGCCGCTGCCAGGGATGCGGGCAGCAGATCAATCCGGAGCGGTTGGAGATCCTGCCGTACGCCGCCTTCTGCATGCCCTGCCAGCGGCTGCAGAAGGGCTGA
- a CDS encoding helix-turn-helix transcriptional regulator, giving the protein METTRIGPVGETIDTPRHRALGSDSRVTILGLIRDAAGGLTAADVAAQTGQHLSTTRAHLERLVTAGLLVRARASGGLPGRPAWRYRATTADPAPAPYRSLAAALLEHLAGADGDVREAAGRVGRDWGRQLAAAGPATDDPVEAVTTVLGGLGFDPHPQSAPPGAPVAVHLRTCPFLDLVGQNPDAMCGLHAGVVRGVLEQRSVPADGTVLEPFGAPAACVVHLPAAVSPGTSRLAGPSTSEVQQ; this is encoded by the coding sequence GTGGAAACCACGCGGATAGGCCCGGTCGGCGAGACGATCGACACTCCCCGGCACCGGGCGCTGGGGTCGGACAGCCGGGTGACCATCCTGGGCCTGATTCGTGACGCAGCGGGCGGGTTGACCGCCGCGGACGTGGCCGCCCAGACCGGGCAGCACCTGTCCACGACTCGTGCTCATCTGGAGCGTCTGGTCACGGCGGGGTTGCTGGTGAGGGCGCGGGCCAGTGGTGGGCTGCCAGGGCGGCCTGCCTGGCGGTATCGGGCCACCACCGCCGACCCGGCTCCGGCGCCGTACCGGTCGCTGGCCGCGGCCCTGCTGGAACACCTGGCCGGCGCCGACGGCGATGTACGGGAGGCCGCGGGGCGGGTCGGCCGGGACTGGGGCCGACAACTGGCCGCGGCCGGCCCGGCGACCGACGATCCGGTCGAGGCCGTCACCACGGTGTTGGGCGGCCTCGGCTTCGACCCGCACCCGCAGTCCGCTCCCCCGGGCGCGCCGGTCGCGGTGCATCTGCGCACCTGCCCGTTCCTGGATCTGGTCGGACAGAACCCGGACGCGATGTGCGGCCTGCACGCCGGTGTCGTGCGCGGGGTCCTCGAGCAGCGCAGCGTGCCCGCCGACGGAACCGTCCTGGAACCGTTCGGCGCACCTGCGGCGTGCGTCGTCCACCTACCGGCCGCCGTGTCACCGGGGACGTCCCGGCTCGCCGGGCCCAGCACTTCCGAGGTGCAGCAGTGA